One genomic region from Jiangella sp. DSM 45060 encodes:
- a CDS encoding enolase C-terminal domain-like protein, whose protein sequence is MKIVDVRATTVTVPLQAPLRHSNGAHWGRFVRTIVEVEADNGLIGLGEMGGGGQSAEEAVRGLRDYLVGHDPARTETLRFMLANPTASLYNNRTQLLAAIEFACLDLQGRHLGVPVHDLLGGRVRDHVEFASYLFFRYPAADGSGEVRTPEQLVAHARELKEQYGFTVHKLKGGVFPPGYELECYRALAEAFPGDRLRHDPNGAWSPEESIRFAAGIEGLRNDYLEDPTWGMNGLRRVRERTAIPIATNTVVVNFEQLAANVRDPAVDVVLLDTTFWGGIRPCVKAAGVCETFQLGVAVHSSGELGIQLATMLHLGAVVPNLAFAADAHYHHLTGDVIAGGPFRYHDGGIDVPAGPGLGVELDRDKVAEYAELYRELGGYPYDRDPGRPGWYPLLPNSDWADPSAAGPVDLGGR, encoded by the coding sequence GTGAAGATCGTCGACGTGCGCGCCACCACCGTGACGGTGCCCCTGCAGGCGCCGCTGCGGCACAGCAACGGCGCGCACTGGGGCCGGTTCGTCCGCACCATCGTCGAGGTCGAGGCCGACAACGGCCTGATCGGCCTGGGCGAGATGGGCGGCGGCGGGCAGAGCGCCGAGGAAGCCGTGCGCGGCCTGCGCGACTACCTCGTCGGACACGACCCGGCCCGCACCGAGACGCTGCGGTTCATGCTGGCCAACCCGACGGCCAGCCTCTACAACAACCGCACCCAGCTGCTCGCGGCCATCGAGTTCGCCTGCCTGGACCTCCAGGGCCGGCACCTCGGCGTGCCGGTGCACGACCTGCTCGGCGGCCGGGTCCGCGACCACGTCGAGTTCGCCAGCTACCTGTTCTTCCGCTACCCGGCGGCCGACGGCAGCGGCGAGGTCCGCACGCCGGAGCAGCTGGTCGCGCACGCCCGCGAGCTGAAGGAGCAGTACGGCTTCACCGTGCACAAGCTCAAGGGCGGCGTCTTCCCGCCCGGCTACGAGCTGGAGTGTTACCGGGCACTGGCCGAGGCGTTCCCCGGCGACCGGCTGCGCCACGACCCCAACGGCGCGTGGTCGCCGGAGGAGTCGATCCGGTTCGCCGCCGGCATCGAGGGCCTGCGCAACGACTACCTGGAAGACCCGACGTGGGGCATGAACGGCCTGCGCCGGGTGCGCGAGCGGACCGCGATCCCGATCGCCACCAACACCGTCGTGGTCAACTTCGAGCAGCTGGCCGCGAACGTCCGCGACCCCGCCGTCGACGTCGTCCTGCTCGACACCACGTTCTGGGGCGGCATCCGCCCGTGCGTGAAGGCGGCCGGGGTGTGCGAGACGTTCCAGCTGGGCGTCGCGGTGCACTCGTCCGGCGAGCTGGGCATCCAGCTGGCCACCATGCTGCACCTGGGCGCCGTCGTGCCGAACCTGGCGTTCGCGGCCGACGCCCACTACCACCACCTGACCGGCGACGTCATCGCCGGCGGGCCGTTCCGGTACCACGACGGTGGCATCGACGTGCCCGCCGGGCCCGGGCTGGGCGTCGAGCTGGACCGCGACAAGGTCGCCGAGTACGCCGAGCTCTACCGCGAGCTGGGCGGCTACCCGTACGACCGCGATCCCGGCCGGCCCGGCTGGTACCCGCTGCTACCCAACTCCGACTGGGCCGACCCGTCGGCGGCCGGCCCCGTCGATCTCGGAGGACGCTGA
- a CDS encoding SDR family NAD(P)-dependent oxidoreductase gives MRVAVVTGGGAGIGRAVVERLAGDGELVIALDRDAAALDRLAADAAERGWQVRVRALDVADAGDVERCAAELTAEHGSIDTLVCAAGIQRYGTVEETSMELFDEVIAVNLRGVFAVCHHLMPLLRAGGGGAVVVVASVQSYQSQTRVAAYAASKGALVALVRSMALDHAADGVRVNAVLPGSVDTPMLRWAAGLHAEGRPADDLVAEWGRSHPLGRVALPSEVADAVAYLAGPHASFVTGTDLVVDGGLRAGLPVALPEHVKET, from the coding sequence ATGAGAGTGGCCGTGGTCACCGGCGGGGGCGCCGGCATCGGCCGGGCGGTCGTCGAGCGGCTGGCCGGCGACGGCGAACTGGTGATCGCGCTCGACCGCGACGCCGCCGCGCTGGACCGGCTGGCGGCCGACGCCGCCGAGCGCGGCTGGCAGGTGCGGGTCCGGGCACTGGACGTCGCCGACGCCGGCGACGTCGAGCGGTGCGCCGCGGAGCTGACGGCGGAGCACGGCAGCATCGACACCCTGGTGTGCGCCGCCGGCATCCAGCGCTACGGCACCGTCGAAGAGACCAGCATGGAGCTGTTCGACGAGGTCATCGCCGTGAATCTGCGTGGCGTCTTCGCGGTCTGCCACCACCTGATGCCGCTGCTGCGCGCCGGTGGCGGCGGCGCGGTCGTGGTCGTCGCCTCGGTGCAGTCGTACCAGTCCCAGACCCGGGTCGCGGCGTACGCGGCGTCGAAGGGCGCCCTGGTCGCGCTGGTCCGGTCGATGGCGCTGGACCACGCGGCCGATGGCGTCCGCGTCAACGCCGTGCTGCCCGGCTCCGTCGACACCCCGATGTTGCGCTGGGCCGCCGGCCTGCACGCCGAGGGCCGCCCGGCCGACGACCTCGTCGCCGAGTGGGGCCGGTCGCACCCGCTGGGCCGGGTCGCCCTGCCGTCCGAGGTGGCCGACGCCGTCGCCTACCTGGCCGGGCCGCACGCGAGCTTCGTCACCGGCACCGACCTCGTGGTCGACGGCGGCCTGCGGGCCGGCCTGCCGGTGGCCCTGCCCGAGCACGTGAAGGAGACCTGA
- a CDS encoding carbohydrate ABC transporter permease has product MTARILRPAVLLVLGAIWLAPIYLLLVNASKDPAQYAADQVWRPIGDFALFDNMREAWEIGGLGDAVTSTLLYSIIGPGLAVLFGAAIGFGIVALRLKHGFFWFVLVFGGTVFPLQMILMPLFVGYVEAGIYDSRLGMIAIYTAVTVPFAALVMRNFLGGIAHQVFEAAVVDGASTWRIFRRIYLPMSTSALVAVFILQATFVWNDLLLGLALSQSNDVRPLMTAAAALQDTYGGLQLTAVLAGGLLVSLPTVVLFLSTQRIFSRGLNLGQF; this is encoded by the coding sequence ATGACCGCACGCATCCTCCGTCCGGCGGTCCTGCTGGTACTCGGCGCCATCTGGCTGGCCCCGATCTACCTGCTGCTGGTCAACGCCAGCAAGGACCCGGCACAGTACGCGGCCGACCAGGTGTGGCGCCCGATCGGCGACTTCGCGCTGTTCGACAACATGCGTGAGGCCTGGGAGATCGGCGGCCTGGGCGACGCCGTCACCAGCACGCTGCTCTACAGCATCATCGGGCCCGGGCTGGCGGTGCTGTTCGGCGCCGCCATCGGTTTCGGCATCGTGGCGCTGCGGCTCAAGCACGGGTTCTTCTGGTTCGTGCTGGTATTCGGCGGCACGGTCTTCCCGCTGCAGATGATCCTGATGCCGCTGTTCGTCGGGTACGTCGAGGCCGGCATCTACGACAGCCGGCTCGGCATGATCGCCATCTACACGGCCGTCACCGTGCCGTTCGCGGCGCTGGTCATGCGCAACTTCCTCGGCGGCATCGCGCACCAGGTGTTCGAGGCGGCGGTCGTCGACGGCGCCAGCACCTGGCGGATCTTCCGGCGCATCTACCTGCCGATGTCCACCAGCGCGCTGGTGGCGGTGTTCATCCTGCAGGCCACGTTCGTCTGGAACGACCTGCTGCTGGGCCTGGCGCTGAGCCAGTCCAACGACGTCCGGCCGCTCATGACGGCCGCGGCCGCGCTCCAGGACACCTACGGTGGCCTGCAGCTGACGGCGGTGCTGGCCGGCGGCCTGCTGGTGTCGCTGCCGACGGTGGTGCTGTTCCTGTCGACGCAGCGCATCTTCAGCCGGGGCCTCAACCTCGGCCAGTTCTAG
- a CDS encoding carbohydrate ABC transporter permease translates to MSAPATAAPKTPPGGSAPPEPSRRRRTTYGWPARGFSLPAVLVVAVLLYLPFLWTTWISFTEYNGLGSPSWVGLDNYRAMFDDPNFATSLRNTLIWVVGSITVPVGLGLLIAVLSHGMRFGGWFRLPFLIPYAISGVAVGVVWRFVLQNGGGLSQALDALGLPGADLRWLSDAPLNTLVMIGASSWQQSGVNALLFVIGLQSIPREPIEAARLDGASGWRMFRHLHWPMLRPLTTVVVGLSLVASLKTFDIVWIMTKGGPGRNAETLAVTMYEETFVNSAYGAGSAVAVFLSVVTFLAAITYLRRQLSPERAV, encoded by the coding sequence ATGTCCGCGCCGGCCACGGCCGCACCCAAGACGCCGCCCGGCGGCTCGGCACCACCCGAGCCGTCGCGGCGCCGCCGGACCACGTACGGCTGGCCGGCGCGGGGCTTCAGCCTTCCCGCCGTCCTGGTGGTGGCGGTCCTGCTGTACCTGCCGTTCCTCTGGACGACGTGGATCAGCTTCACCGAGTACAACGGCCTCGGCTCTCCGTCGTGGGTCGGGCTGGACAACTACCGGGCGATGTTCGACGACCCGAACTTCGCCACGTCGCTACGCAACACCCTCATCTGGGTGGTGGGCAGCATCACGGTCCCGGTCGGGCTGGGCCTGCTCATCGCGGTGCTGTCACACGGGATGCGGTTCGGCGGCTGGTTCCGGCTGCCCTTCCTCATTCCGTACGCCATCTCCGGCGTCGCGGTGGGCGTGGTCTGGCGGTTCGTGCTGCAGAACGGCGGCGGGCTGAGCCAGGCGCTGGACGCGCTCGGCCTGCCCGGCGCCGACCTGCGCTGGCTGAGCGACGCGCCGCTGAACACGCTGGTGATGATCGGCGCGTCGTCCTGGCAGCAGAGCGGCGTCAACGCGCTGCTGTTCGTCATCGGGCTGCAGTCGATCCCGCGTGAACCGATCGAAGCCGCCCGGCTGGACGGCGCGTCCGGCTGGCGGATGTTCCGGCACCTGCACTGGCCCATGCTGCGCCCGCTGACGACGGTGGTCGTGGGGCTCAGCCTGGTGGCCAGCCTGAAGACGTTCGACATCGTGTGGATCATGACGAAGGGCGGCCCGGGCCGCAACGCCGAGACCCTCGCGGTGACGATGTACGAGGAGACGTTCGTGAACAGCGCCTACGGCGCCGGTTCGGCGGTCGCGGTGTTCCTCAGCGTCGTGACGTTCCTCGCGGCCATCACCTACCTGCGGCGGCAGCTGTCGCCCGAGCGGGCGGTGTGA
- a CDS encoding ABC transporter substrate-binding protein, which yields MRLRHTGVAALAASTLVLAACGGDDDDAEGASGPGLINFYTDKGAWEPQFLEVSDVSETSLGLGLEFTGYSDAEQYSAFVRQSFRTDDKPDLFTWHTGSELEDLVAEDLLAPTSDIWQAAIDNGDVPEAMKEHFTVDGEQYCVPMNAAYWVMYYNKPVFDQYGIAEPTSWTELIAAADTLVANGVTPFYETNILFSFVWFQTLLAGTDPELYNALSSGEAKYTDPGVVEVMNQWRGMLEAGYFGDPGDQTAPQDQLKAGTVAMINFGTFLSGQLNSVDMVSGTDYDFFVIPNVNPDLGQTSLIFETGPMCTAKGAENETSALQYAEWWMTDEAQTAWANARGDVSFNPKALVQDRLLADLNTQSGSGDYQLLERYFEATPTPVLTAALDGFSAFVTNPGDPMPILETIEAEAEAYWAEQG from the coding sequence GTGAGATTGCGTCACACTGGGGTGGCGGCGCTGGCGGCGTCGACGCTCGTCCTGGCCGCGTGCGGGGGCGACGACGACGACGCCGAGGGCGCGAGCGGCCCCGGCCTGATCAACTTCTACACCGACAAGGGCGCCTGGGAGCCGCAGTTCCTGGAGGTGTCCGACGTGTCGGAGACCAGCCTGGGGCTGGGCCTGGAGTTCACCGGCTACTCCGACGCCGAGCAGTACTCGGCGTTCGTCCGGCAGTCCTTCCGCACCGACGACAAGCCCGACCTCTTCACCTGGCACACCGGCAGTGAGCTGGAGGACCTCGTCGCCGAGGACCTGCTGGCGCCGACGTCGGACATCTGGCAGGCCGCGATCGACAACGGCGACGTGCCCGAGGCCATGAAGGAGCACTTCACCGTCGACGGCGAGCAGTACTGCGTGCCGATGAACGCGGCCTACTGGGTCATGTACTACAACAAGCCGGTCTTCGACCAGTACGGCATCGCCGAGCCGACCAGCTGGACCGAGCTGATCGCCGCCGCCGACACCCTGGTGGCCAACGGCGTCACCCCGTTCTACGAGACCAACATCCTGTTCTCGTTCGTCTGGTTCCAGACGCTGCTCGCCGGCACCGACCCCGAGCTGTACAACGCGCTGTCCTCCGGCGAGGCCAAGTACACCGACCCCGGCGTCGTCGAGGTGATGAACCAGTGGCGCGGCATGCTCGAGGCCGGCTACTTCGGCGACCCGGGCGACCAGACCGCGCCGCAGGACCAGCTGAAGGCCGGCACGGTCGCCATGATCAACTTCGGCACGTTCCTGAGCGGCCAGCTCAACAGCGTCGACATGGTCTCCGGCACCGACTACGACTTCTTCGTCATCCCGAACGTCAACCCCGACCTCGGCCAGACGTCACTGATCTTCGAGACCGGCCCCATGTGCACCGCGAAGGGCGCCGAGAACGAGACGTCCGCGCTGCAGTACGCCGAGTGGTGGATGACCGACGAGGCGCAGACCGCCTGGGCGAACGCCCGCGGCGACGTGTCGTTCAACCCGAAGGCGCTGGTGCAGGACCGCCTGCTGGCCGATCTGAACACGCAGTCCGGCAGCGGCGACTACCAGCTACTCGAGCGGTACTTCGAGGCGACGCCGACACCGGTGCTGACGGCGGCGCTGGACGGCTTCAGCGCGTTCGTCACGAACCCCGGCGACCCGATGCCGATTCTCGAGACGATCGAGGCCGAGGCCGAGGCGTACTGGGCCGAGCAGGGCTGA
- a CDS encoding FadR/GntR family transcriptional regulator, which yields MTAGEAGRRTLADELAAGVVALIRERRLEAGAQMDTVRSMAERFAVAVPTMREALRRLEAMGVVVLRHGSGVYVGENVRRSVLPNPHGPLLTSESLVDLLLARSTIEPPIAAMGATVRDPDGVELITETLREAERCLVERNERLWLVNLDFHRAVAQASGNTVLAEVVDSIVLVHAQEQREILRLHGDEGEDFEEHRRIARAVLDGDADEAFRASKEHLDNVIEAIRSRRPDSGR from the coding sequence GTGACTGCTGGGGAAGCGGGTCGCCGGACGCTGGCTGACGAGCTGGCTGCTGGTGTCGTCGCGCTGATCCGGGAGCGCCGCCTCGAGGCGGGTGCGCAGATGGACACCGTCCGGTCGATGGCCGAGCGGTTCGCCGTCGCGGTTCCGACCATGCGCGAGGCGTTGCGCCGGCTCGAGGCGATGGGCGTGGTGGTGCTGCGGCACGGGTCCGGGGTGTACGTGGGGGAGAACGTGCGCCGCTCGGTGCTGCCGAATCCACACGGACCGTTACTGACCAGCGAGAGCCTGGTCGACCTGCTGCTGGCGCGTAGCACCATCGAACCGCCGATCGCGGCCATGGGCGCCACCGTCCGTGACCCTGACGGCGTCGAGCTGATCACCGAGACGCTACGGGAGGCGGAGCGCTGTCTCGTCGAGCGCAACGAGCGGCTCTGGCTCGTCAACCTCGACTTCCACCGGGCGGTCGCGCAGGCGTCCGGCAACACGGTGCTGGCCGAGGTCGTCGACTCGATCGTGCTCGTACACGCCCAGGAACAGCGCGAGATCCTGCGGTTGCACGGGGACGAGGGCGAGGACTTCGAGGAGCACCGGCGCATCGCGCGGGCCGTGCTGGACGGCGACGCCGACGAGGCGTTCCGGGCCAGCAAGGAGCACCTCGACAACGTCATCGAGGCCATTCGCAGCAGGAGACCCGATTCCGGGCGGTAA
- a CDS encoding twin-arginine translocase TatA/TatE family subunit gives MFDIGIGEVFVLLVVALLVFGPDRLPDMARQAAGFVRDLRTMVANARKDLSGTVGDLGIDKEDLKTLSDLRNPKSFVRQKVLDGMDLGLDGDDDSPSRHTNGNGRPSARSAATGGDRTGESVDVPPASADVPPEPEEDMPPPPMEDTPAGPPAQPAASEPARDAAASEPVGDGAAPEPTGDAASDPEPTPVPADAARSPRFDPDAT, from the coding sequence GTGTTCGACATAGGTATCGGCGAGGTGTTCGTGCTGCTCGTCGTCGCCCTGCTCGTCTTCGGCCCCGACCGGCTGCCCGACATGGCGCGACAGGCGGCCGGCTTCGTTCGTGACCTCCGCACCATGGTGGCCAACGCCCGCAAGGACCTCTCCGGCACGGTCGGCGACCTCGGCATCGACAAAGAGGATCTGAAGACCCTCTCCGACCTGCGCAACCCGAAGTCGTTCGTGCGCCAGAAGGTCCTCGACGGCATGGACCTCGGCCTCGACGGCGATGACGACTCGCCGTCCCGGCACACCAACGGCAACGGGCGTCCTTCCGCCCGCTCCGCCGCCACCGGCGGTGACCGCACCGGCGAATCCGTCGACGTCCCCCCGGCGTCGGCCGACGTGCCGCCCGAGCCGGAGGAGGACATGCCTCCGCCGCCGATGGAGGACACCCCGGCCGGTCCGCCCGCCCAGCCCGCTGCCTCCGAGCCCGCCCGCGACGCCGCGGCCTCCGAGCCGGTCGGCGACGGCGCGGCCCCCGAGCCGACCGGCGACGCCGCCTCGGACCCCGAGCCCACCCCCGTCCCCGCCGACGCGGCCCGCTCGCCCCGCTTCGACCCCGACGCCACCTGA
- a CDS encoding S1C family serine protease, producing the protein MKAGWSSLGPAPTPGGDPWAGGSWQYSDETSRPAPAASPASGPAAGPAAATQPIAPGGNGAAPGATTRLLAPDGSPATAPAGAGAPPVLPAFSVPGAPGSAGDGAGHRRPPKKRRGLATLGILVLAVAAGGAGGLVAEAIDDDDSGGGGTVTVLGADPAGVVERPPESIAGVAATLLPSVVSVSVADAGGSGFVISEDGYVITNNHVIATAGDDGIELAFTDGRRLEAELVGTSPSYDIAVLHVDADDLTPVVFGDSASVAVGDPVVAIGSPLGLDATVTSGIVSALERPVTAGGEDDQSYINALQTDAAINPGNSGGPLVDASGRVIGVNSAIASLGLGEQAGSIGLGFAIPIEQVQRTAQQLIADGEAVYPVMGVLLDNGFVGEGARVAENGDNGPGVTPGGPADEVGIESGDVVVAVDGTDIRTPAELIVRLRAHEPGDDITVVVDRDGEELEFTLTLGSAVG; encoded by the coding sequence ATGAAGGCAGGCTGGAGCAGTCTCGGGCCGGCGCCCACCCCGGGCGGCGACCCCTGGGCGGGTGGCTCGTGGCAGTACTCCGACGAGACGAGCCGGCCCGCCCCGGCGGCGAGCCCTGCCTCGGGCCCCGCCGCGGGCCCGGCCGCGGCGACGCAGCCCATCGCGCCCGGCGGGAACGGCGCGGCGCCCGGCGCGACCACGCGGCTCCTGGCGCCCGACGGCTCGCCGGCCACCGCTCCGGCCGGTGCGGGCGCGCCGCCGGTGCTGCCGGCCTTCTCCGTGCCCGGTGCGCCGGGCTCGGCGGGTGATGGCGCCGGGCACAGGCGGCCGCCGAAGAAGCGCCGCGGGCTGGCCACGCTGGGCATCCTGGTGCTGGCGGTGGCCGCGGGCGGGGCCGGCGGTCTGGTGGCCGAGGCCATCGACGACGACGATTCGGGCGGCGGTGGCACCGTCACCGTTCTCGGGGCCGACCCCGCGGGGGTGGTCGAGCGGCCGCCCGAGTCCATCGCGGGCGTCGCGGCGACCCTGCTACCCAGCGTCGTGTCGGTGAGCGTGGCCGACGCGGGCGGGTCGGGCTTCGTCATCTCCGAGGACGGCTACGTCATCACGAACAACCACGTCATCGCGACCGCCGGCGACGACGGCATCGAGCTGGCGTTCACCGACGGCCGCCGGCTCGAGGCCGAGCTCGTCGGCACCAGCCCCAGCTACGACATCGCCGTCCTGCACGTCGACGCCGACGACCTCACCCCGGTCGTCTTCGGCGACTCCGCCTCCGTCGCCGTCGGCGACCCCGTCGTCGCCATCGGCAGCCCGCTGGGCCTCGACGCCACCGTCACCAGTGGCATCGTGTCGGCGCTGGAGCGGCCGGTCACCGCCGGCGGCGAGGACGACCAGTCGTACATCAACGCGTTGCAGACCGACGCCGCCATCAACCCGGGCAACTCCGGCGGCCCGCTGGTCGACGCCTCGGGCCGCGTCATCGGCGTCAACTCCGCCATCGCCAGCCTCGGCCTGGGCGAGCAGGCCGGGTCCATCGGGCTGGGCTTCGCCATCCCGATCGAGCAGGTGCAGCGCACGGCGCAGCAGCTGATCGCCGACGGCGAGGCCGTCTACCCGGTCATGGGCGTGCTGCTCGACAACGGCTTCGTCGGCGAGGGCGCCCGGGTGGCCGAGAACGGCGACAACGGCCCCGGCGTCACGCCCGGCGGCCCGGCCGACGAGGTCGGCATCGAGTCTGGCGACGTCGTGGTGGCCGTCGACGGCACCGACATCCGCACCCCGGCCGAGTTGATCGTCCGGCTGCGCGCCCACGAGCCCGGCGACGACATCACCGTCGTCGTCGACCGCGACGGCGAGGAGCTGGAGTTCACCCTCACCCTGGGCTCGGCAGTCGGTTGA
- a CDS encoding sigma-E factor regulatory protein RseB domain-containing protein, with translation MSLGYRVGHGRTGGLAALVVPVLAMPLIVGALAVFVQAVPASSRDVGDDPRAVQLLRQSAEAGEHVSYSGTQYVSTWSALTQSGAATSAVVQVQHAAGGQTSISLHDRQAAILDGRTTSRWLAGDDPADLLLGAYTVRLVGAESVAGRSTDIVVAYRGDGSVAAKLWLDRETALPLRRESYTSDGYTLSASAFVTIAVGTAAHCCKSGDGVGRAASTYDDAASMLRWDDIEQLREDGWHCPGSIGEGLDLYEARRVGDAIQLSYSDGVMTVSVFEQAGWLDPDQLDGYGTADYEGGVVYTRPGPPARLTWSSGGRVITVVAEAPLDAVRDLLKNLPPDPAATVEEKKDGFLDRISRGAQRVGSWFNPFD, from the coding sequence GTGAGCTTGGGCTACCGCGTCGGGCACGGCAGGACCGGCGGGTTGGCCGCCCTGGTCGTGCCGGTCCTGGCCATGCCCCTGATCGTCGGCGCGCTGGCGGTGTTCGTGCAGGCGGTCCCGGCCTCCTCGCGCGACGTCGGCGACGACCCGCGGGCGGTCCAGCTGCTGCGCCAGTCGGCCGAGGCCGGCGAGCACGTCTCCTACAGCGGCACCCAGTACGTCTCCACCTGGTCGGCGCTGACCCAGTCCGGCGCGGCCACGAGCGCCGTCGTCCAGGTCCAGCACGCTGCCGGCGGCCAGACGTCGATCAGCCTGCACGACCGCCAGGCGGCCATCCTCGACGGCCGCACCACGTCGCGGTGGCTGGCCGGCGACGACCCCGCCGACCTCCTGCTCGGCGCCTACACCGTCCGGCTGGTCGGCGCCGAGTCCGTCGCCGGGCGCTCCACCGACATCGTCGTGGCCTACCGCGGCGACGGCTCGGTCGCGGCGAAGCTGTGGCTCGACCGCGAGACCGCGCTGCCGCTGCGCCGCGAGTCCTACACCAGCGACGGTTACACGCTGTCGGCCAGCGCGTTCGTCACCATCGCCGTCGGCACGGCGGCCCACTGCTGCAAGTCCGGCGACGGCGTCGGGCGGGCGGCCAGCACCTACGACGACGCCGCCTCCATGCTGCGCTGGGACGACATCGAGCAGCTGCGCGAGGACGGCTGGCACTGCCCGGGGTCCATCGGCGAGGGCCTCGACCTCTACGAGGCGCGGCGGGTCGGCGACGCCATCCAGCTCAGCTACTCCGACGGCGTCATGACGGTGTCGGTGTTCGAGCAGGCCGGGTGGCTCGACCCCGACCAGCTCGACGGCTACGGCACCGCCGACTACGAGGGTGGCGTCGTCTACACCCGCCCCGGCCCGCCGGCCCGGCTCACCTGGTCCAGCGGCGGCCGGGTCATCACCGTGGTCGCCGAGGCGCCGCTCGACGCCGTCCGCGACCTGCTGAAGAACCTCCCGCCCGACCCCGCCGCCACCGTCGAGGAGAAGAAGGACGGCTTCCTCGACCGCATCTCCCGGGGCGCGCAGCGGGTCGGCTCGTGGTTCAACCCGTTCGACTGA
- a CDS encoding anti-sigma factor, whose amino-acid sequence MKHLDERISDLVDDRLEHHERDRALVHLTVCEQCREAVELERDARNALRSLPAVAPSDKLVASLLALAEPGEPLPPATSASATPAPVAAWRPRDSRPPSGPSGSRPSGRAGRRVRAVRVVALGMCTTGAMLILLASLGGTGNLPGSPDTPVSVVPPLEQFTVEHARSTGGLPFVEPASLLVTTDSSTGDGW is encoded by the coding sequence ATGAAACACCTCGACGAGCGGATCAGCGACCTCGTCGATGACCGCCTCGAACACCACGAACGCGACCGCGCCCTGGTCCACCTGACGGTGTGCGAGCAGTGCCGCGAGGCCGTCGAGCTGGAACGCGACGCCCGCAACGCGCTGCGCTCGCTGCCGGCCGTGGCGCCGTCCGACAAGCTGGTCGCCAGCCTGCTGGCGCTGGCCGAGCCCGGCGAGCCGCTGCCGCCCGCCACGTCGGCGTCGGCCACCCCCGCCCCGGTGGCGGCGTGGCGTCCGCGCGACTCCCGGCCGCCGTCCGGCCCGTCCGGCTCGCGTCCCAGCGGGCGCGCCGGCCGCCGGGTCCGAGCGGTCCGCGTCGTCGCGCTGGGCATGTGCACCACCGGCGCCATGCTCATCCTGCTGGCCTCGCTCGGCGGCACCGGCAACCTGCCGGGTAGCCCCGACACCCCGGTCAGCGTCGTGCCGCCGCTCGAGCAGTTCACCGTCGAGCACGCCCGCTCCACCGGCGGACTCCCGTTCGTCGAGCCGGCGTCGCTGCTGGTCACCACCGACAGCTCCACCGGAGACGGCTGGTGA
- the sigE gene encoding RNA polymerase sigma factor SigE, which yields MDVALVPTSRVEEGPRVADVETWTPPSWEEIVREHSGRVYRLAYRLTGNAHDAEDLTQDVFVRVFRSLSSYTPGTFEGWLHRITTNLFLDSVRRKQRIRFDALADDAAERLHGREPTPERVITDSMLEADIQKALEALPPDFRAAVVLCDIEGLSYEEIAATLGIKLGTVRSRIHRGRAQLRAALDHRAPDDASALSVGEHEADAPREHGDSA from the coding sequence ATGGACGTAGCGCTCGTGCCGACGAGCCGTGTCGAGGAAGGACCCCGGGTGGCCGACGTTGAGACCTGGACGCCGCCGAGCTGGGAAGAGATCGTCCGTGAGCACTCGGGACGGGTCTACCGGCTGGCGTACCGTCTGACCGGTAACGCGCACGACGCCGAGGACCTCACCCAGGACGTCTTCGTCCGGGTGTTCCGTTCCCTGTCCTCCTACACGCCCGGCACGTTCGAGGGCTGGCTGCACCGCATCACCACCAACCTGTTCCTCGACTCCGTCCGGCGCAAGCAGCGCATCCGCTTCGACGCCCTCGCCGACGACGCCGCCGAGCGGCTGCACGGCCGCGAGCCCACGCCCGAGCGCGTCATCACCGACAGCATGCTCGAGGCCGACATCCAGAAGGCGCTCGAGGCGCTGCCGCCCGACTTCCGCGCCGCCGTCGTGCTGTGCGACATCGAGGGCCTGTCCTACGAGGAGATCGCGGCCACGCTGGGCATCAAGCTCGGCACCGTCCGCAGCCGCATCCACCGTGGCCGCGCCCAGCTGCGGGCCGCGCTCGACCACCGTGCGCCCGACGACGCCAGCGCGCTCAGCGTCGGCGAGCACGAGGCCGACGCGCCGCGTGAACACGGAGATTCCGCATGA